One Aspergillus oryzae RIB40 DNA, chromosome 2 genomic window carries:
- a CDS encoding uncharacterized protein (E3 ubiquitin-protein ligase/Putative upstream regulatory element binding protein): MRLRSLLLDKCGNRSLYSSSERLGELLNTTSLCLLQSTLRLSLSLAQRYHSRQRGSTHLQQSLLAAHFNIDLEKLQKIAAPFPRPSVSNKTPVSPPVGVKGKEKQSQTKHDANDLVTLVRESDGWEEWGHVHLLYYPSGTSDQAKSTSETVHGGLPTQAPTTPTPLRRSHTHPTPRLSRTSIMEDSPSSAVNTPSGKLEEATRGGKVLDIPYSRISSSTPDSLVASHAEELPEDSKYELLHRIRTAQGLATSPSSREQILAIRVLAITNLAYVYPESLFQQKILQYDMEQPKRLQLAYQLGELVHLGASGDLPASRGVQTLVLQALDSLAKHKARAIDVCAALSVNVNHGVLMFLTRKAVNELGSEDKETDDGSQDEWRDALLALLRTLPGSSTRTPETLVSAGLIPMFVDVLNLRTEKARRVYSRIMEFLDTFVHAVRDALGTLTTAKGFEAISDLIDFETKTSFENVSRGAGIPSHHKTPSIDYQIPYFQQQTLRWMFRFVNHIMQHNGGGFDRVLRNLIDSPQLLTSLRLVFENARVFGSHVWSNAVNILSSFIHNEPTSYAVIAEAGLSKSFLQAVTHSEIKAQEKLPVDTEGAEVEGESSTRPSEVETSQSGSEPQKTREYELARSKDAKLALGIMPAAEALSCIPSAFGAICLNSSGLELFQSSHALESFFEIFENPEHVKCLKDDPNLVRSLGTTFDELVRHHPALKSTIMAAVIVMVARVGFLCRSKAWSDGMGSKLWTDNSQGKPVLSGPAYHLFRKIGGTRVAGDLAPSDLGIREIKSGALPDGGTMKTGALDHVLPTSNTDIEPKDVDPTGLTVTDYLYPVLRFLGAFFENQSNCTYFIECGGVEFVLDIAALQSLPFDFHNTDANQELTVLVHMLAETKPHLVLPGLVDRAEQIVEQLSEFWRLSGPRESGFFTPLIKPPLEKESKDQGDKSWELAKDNGTYFAKNMVAALILTDLLREVYSMPLYQTRPSQQTSAFAQVNLADRYCSLIGRLGGLHAACVWEEILLEKNIPDTWDQATKVQLTGAGSEKPNESSGPANAETSLAVPAPPREGSTTSEPAQPGVAQEPSGDTSNAPESSVAFKNVQALRYLLSSLPSSITGFFHNLGLGLIGKRRIDLYQKQNATSVAEAIAGAVLEQLQFAPPNTSANHKLRFAYLIVILSSFSHLLFEATADRPHSHYLTLVLFAFKRIHGLKAMKDICDVFVREVKTLTPPESVPDSEKDVSARLTSAYGGIKIILSFFSELASGKNIVESSQTQAMTSSDRERDRADYFQPGQFLVDLRMEILPMARDLWNSDFATQSSSSVIKCLVDILRSSLDGEYETGAAQRSNLPPALAEVSRRKLVINRDRVAALQAKDFDLEVVKEALYRCNNQW, translated from the exons ATGAGGCTACGATC ATTACTGTTGGATAAGTGCGGTAATCGCAGCTTGTATAGCAGCAGCGAACGGCTAGGGGAACTTCTGAATACCACGTCACTTTGTCTCCTCCAGTCCACCCTTCGTTTGTCACTCTCGTTGGCACAAAGATATCATTCTCGCCAGCGGGGTAGTACCCACCTCCAACAGAGCCTGTTGGCAGCCCACTTTAACATCGACCTGGAAAAGCTGCAAAAGATTGCTGCGCCCTTCCCTCGCCCTTCCGTATCCAACAAGACACCTGTATCTCCTCCTGTTGGAGTTAAGGGCAAGGAGAAACAGTCCCAGACCAAGCACGATGCCAACGACCTGGTCACCCTTGTGCGCGAAAGTGATGGCTGGGAAGAATGGGGTCATGTACATCTGCTTTATTATCCGTCTGGCACTTCGGATCAGGCGAAGTCGACATCGGAGACTGTACATGGTGGGCTACCGACGCAAGCTCCCACCACACCAACACCTCTGCGTAGAAGTCATACCCACCCCACGCCTCGTTTGAGCCGCACGTCGATCATGGAGGATTCTCCTAGCTCTGCTGTGAATACACCCTCAGGGAAACTGGAAGAAGCGACAAGGGGTGGAAaggttcttgatatccctTACTCAAGGATCTCTTCGTCGACACCTGATAGTCTTGTTGCATCGCATGCGGAAGAGTTACCTGAGGACTCCAAGTATGAGCTACTCCATAGAATTCGGACGGCTCAGGGGCTGGCGACATCTCCTTCTAGCCGCGAGCAGATTCTTGCAATTAGGGTGCTTGCTATTACCAACTTAGCGTACGTATATCCCGAGTCGCTCTTTCAACAGAAGATCCTTCAGTACGATATGGAACAGCCAAAACGTCTGCAGCTGGCTTATCAGCTGGGCGAGCTGGTTCATCTAGGCGCAAGTGGTGATCTTCCCGCTTCCCGAGGTGTGCAGACATTGGTACTCCAGGCCCTCGACTCTTTGGCTAAGCACAAAGCACGAGCAATCGACGTCTGTGCTGCGTTAAGCGTTAATGTCAACCATGGTGTTCTCATGTTCCTGACCCGGAAGGCTGTCAATGAACTAGGCTCAGAAGACAAGGAGACGGATGATGGTAGTCAGGATGAGTGGCGGGATGCCTTACTTGCTCTTCTGCGAACGCTTCCTGGCTCAAGCACAAGGACCCCCGAGACCTTGGTTTCTGCTGGCTTAATTCCAATGTTTGTCGATGTTTTGAATCTCCGAACTGAGAAAGCTCGTCGTGTTTATTCTCGAATTATGGAATTCCTCGATACCTTTGTCCACGCGGTTCGTGACGCGCTTGGGACTCTTACTACAGCTAAGGGGTTTGAAGCAATTTCGGATTTGATCGATTTTGAAACCAAAACCTCCTTTGAGAATGTATCCCGCGGCGCAGGAATTCCTTCTCACCACAAGACCCCGTCAATTGATTACCAAATCCCGTATTTCCAGCAGCAGACTCTCAGGTGGATGTTCCGGTTTGTCAATCATATTATGCAGCATAACGGCGGTGGTTTTGATCGGGTTCTTCGGAATTTGATTGACTCGCCTCAACTGCTGACATCCCTTCGTTTGGTCTTTGAGAACGCCCGTGTCTTCGGGTCTCATGTCTGGAGCAATGCAGTCAATATCCTTAGCAGTTTCATTCACAACGAGCCCACCAGTTATGCAGTCATTGCTGAGGCTGGTTTGAGCAAGAGTTTCTTACAAGCTGTCACACACAGTGAGATAAAGGCGCAAGAGAAGCTACCTGTTGATACCGAGGGTGCTGAAGTTGAAGGGGAATCGTCCACTAGACCGTCCGAGGTCGAGACTAGCCAGTCAGGTAGTGAACCACAGAAGACCCGGGAGTATGAGCTGGCAAGGTCGAAGGATGCAAAGTTAGCCTTAGGTATCATGCCTGCAGCGGAAGCTTTATCATGCATTCCCTCGGCTTTTGGGGCTATCTGCCTTAACTCATCTGGACTTGAACTCTTTCAGTCTTCCCATGCACTGGAAAGCTTTTTCGAGATCTTCGAAAATCCCGAGCATGTGAAATGCCTGAAAGATGACCCTAATCTCGTACGTTCGCTAGGAACAACGTTTGATGAGTTAGTGCGACATCATCCTGCGCTGAAGTCAACAATCATGGCTGCCGTCATTGTGATGGTCGCGCGTGTTGGCTTTTTGTGCAGGAGTAAGGCTTGGTCGGATGGTATGGGATCTAAGCTGTGGACAGATAACTCCCAGGGAAAGCCGGTCCTTTCCGGTCCGGCATATCACCTGTTTCGAAAGATTGGTGGCACGAGAGTCGCTGGGGATCTTGCACCGTCGGATCTTGGTATTCGAGAGATCAAATCTGGGGCACTGCCAGACGGTGGCACCATGAAAACCGGCGCTTTAGATCATGTTCTGCCCACCTCTAATACTGATATCGAACCTAAGGACGTAGATCCTACGGGCCTCACTGTTACGGACTACCTTTATCCCGTATTACGATTTTTAGGTGCTTTCTTCGAAAATCAATCGAATTGCACCTACTTTATCGAATGTGGCGGCGTGGAATTCGTTTTGGATATTGCGGCTCTGCAGAGTCTCCCATTCGATTTCCATAACACTGACGCTAACCAGGAGCTCACTGTTTTGGTGCACATGTTGGCGGAAACGAAGCCTCACCTTGTCCTGCCCGGGCTTGTTGATCGCGCAGAGCAGATTGTGGAACAACTATCTGAGTTCTGGCGCCTGTCGGGACCCCGGGAATCAGGTTTTTTCACCCCTTTGATCAAGCCACCTCTTGAGAAAGAGTCCAAGGATCAGGGCGACAAGTCTTGGGAACTCGCAAAAGATAATGGGACATACTTCGCTAAGAATATGGTAGCTGCACTTATCTTGACTGATCTTCTCCGCGAAGTTTACTCCATGCCATTATATCAAACCCGGCCCAGCCAGCAGACTTCTGCATTTGCACAAGTTAATCTAGCTGATCGTTATTGTTCTCTTATCGGACGACTTGGGGGTTTACATGCGGCTTGTGTGTGGGAGGAAATTCTACTagagaagaatatacctGACACTTGGGACCAGGCAACGAAGGTGCAACTAACGGGCGCGGGTTCAGAAAAACCTAATGAATCTTCGGGACCCGCGAATGCAGAAACAAGCTTAGCTGTGCCTGCGCCTCCTCGCGAAGGTTCGACTACGAGTGAGCCTGCTCAACCAGGTGTCGCTCAGGAACCTAGTGGAGATACTTCCAACGCTCCCGAAAGTAGCGTAGCTTTTAAGAATGTCCAAGCGCTTCGCTACCTTCTTAGCTCCTTGCCTTCCTCAATAACAGGTTTTTTCCACAATCTGGGCCTCGGCCTTATTGGAAAGCGGCGGATAGATCTGTACCAGAAGCAGAATGCAACTTCGGTGGCTGAGGCCATTGCCGGCGCTGTGCTCGAGCAACTCCAGTTCGCGCCCCCTAATACTAGTGCTAATCACAAGCTCCGATTTGCTTACCTGATTGTTATCCTTTCCTCATTTTCACATTTGCTTTTTGAAG CTACTGCAGATCGCCCGCATTCTCATTATCTCACACTCGTCCTCTTCGCGTTCAAACGCATCCATGGTTTGAAAGCCATGAAAGATATCTGCGACGTCTTTGTTCGTGAGGTCAAGACTCTCACACCTCCTGAGTCGGTGCCTGACTCTGAGAAGGATGTGTCAGCTCGACTCACTTCTGCTTATGGAGGTATCAAGATTATACTTAGCTTTTTCTCTGAGCTTGCCTCGGGTAAGAACATTGTCGAGTCTAGCCAAACCCAGGCCATGACGAGCAGTGACCGGGAGCGTGACCGTGCCGACTACTTCCAACCAGGCCAATT
- a CDS encoding uncharacterized protein (predicted protein), translated as MEGARLRSSVGLPRMVTKPTVIEDNGKKLNLKAGQHILCNLVSASMDPTSFPEPEKVRLDRDMDLYAHFGFGPHQCLGIGLCKLALTTMLKVIGRLDNLRRAPGPQGQLKKLSGPGGIAKYMNPNQSGFSPFPTSMKIQWDGELPQVER; from the exons ATGGAAGGCGCCCGGTTACGGTCTTCCGTGGGACTGCCTCGGATGGTGACCAAGCCCACTGTCATTGAAGACAATGGCAAGAAGCTAAACCTCAAGGCAGGGCAACACATTCTCTGCAACTTG GTTTCCGCTTCTATGGACCCGACAAGTTTCCCAGAGCCTGAAAAGGTCAGGCTTGATCGCGATATGGATCTCTACGCTCATTTTGGTTTTGGTCCACATCAGTGCTTAGGTATTGGGCTTTGTAAGCTAGCGCTTACCACCATGCTCAAGGTCATCGGGCGCTTGGATAATTTGCGCCGTGCCCCAGGGCCCCAGGGGCAGCTGAAAAAACTGTCTGGGCCTGGTGGAATTGCAAAATACATGAATCCAAACCAAAGCGGattttctcccttcccaACGAGCATGAAGATTCAATGGGATGGTGAATTGCCGCAGGTGGAGAGGTAG
- a CDS encoding peroxidase/cytochrome P450 family protein (predicted protein) — translation MAESESGGVINGLGKTVSQLEKVVSASLRPLPTETGDGSYVKESNSTGIVRDLGRMDLSDVKTIVELTKNAATGEPLNDKHYIMERLIQLTSALPSNSRVGKELTNAFLNQLWKDLEHPPVSYLGREYSYREADGSGNNVLWPHIGAAGSHYARSVRPKTLQSPALPDPETLFDSLLVRKDFKEHPNKISSILFYIASIIIHDLFQTDRNDATISLTSSYLDLSPLYGNNQDEQNLVRTFKDGKLKPDCFSTKRVLGFPPGIGVILIMFNRFHNYVVEQLASINEGGRFTKPDESDTKAYARYDNDLFQTGRLVTCGLYVNIILKDYVRTILNVNRTDSLWSLDPRAEMKDGLLGEAAAQATGNQVSAEFNLVYRWHSCISQRDEKWTEDLYKDMFPGRDPSSVSLQEFVRGLGKWEADLPEQPEDRPFAGLQRKPDGSFDDDSLVKIFEDSVEDCAGAFGASNVPTIFKSIEALGIKQARSWNLATLNEFRNYFNLTPYKTFEEINPDPVISDQLKRLYDHPDHVEIYPGVIVEDTKEAVVPGSGLCTNFTISRAILSDAVALVRGDRFYTVDFTPRHLTNWAFSEIEPKDSVDQGQVFYKLVLRAFPNHFKGNSIYAHFPLVIPSENKKILTKLGFAEKYSWDKPGLTPPPEFINSHSACMSILSDQETFKVTWGSKIEFLMHRGKQPFGRDFMLSGDRPPNSASRKMMGAALYRKRWENEVRSFYEDITLKLLHRNSYKIAGINQVDIVRDVANPAQVNFCANVFSLPLKTESNPRGIFTESELYQIMAVVFTSIFYDADPANSFELNQAAREVTQQLGQLAMANVELVNNTGFIANLVSSLHRHDVLSEYGVHMIQRLLGSGLPAEEIVWTHILPTAGGMVANQAQLFSQCLDYYLSEEGSVHLPDIKRLAKVDTPETDELLLR, via the exons atggcAGAGAGCGAGAGTGGTGGTGTGATCAATGGGTTAGGAAAGACTGTTTCTCAACTTGAAAAGGTCGTGTCAGCATCACTACGGCCGTTGCCCACCGAAACAGGGGATGGATCTTACGTGAAGGAGTCAAATAGCACGGGAATTGTCAGAGATCTGGGCCGTATGGATCTCAGCGATGTCAAGACGATCGTGGAACTCACCAAAAATGCCGCCACGGGAGAGCCTCTCAATGACAAGCACTATATAATGGAGCGATTGATTCAG CTCACGTCCGCACTTCCTTCCAACTCTCGAGTCGGAAAAGAGTTAACAAATGCCTTCCTCAACCAGCTGTGGAAAGATCTGGAACATCCCCCGGTTTC GTACCTTGGCCGCGAATACTCGTATCGAGAAGCAGATGGTTCAGGCAAT AACGTTTTGTGGCCTCATATCGGCGCTGCCGGCTCTCATTACGCGAGATCCGTTCGACCAAAGACATTGCAATCTCCTGCGCTCCCGGATCCAGAAACACTCTTCGATTCGCTTTTGGTGCGCAAAGATTTCAAGGAACATCCAAATAAGATTTCTAGTATTTTGTTCTACATTGCATCCATTATTATCCATG ACCTATTTCAAACGGACCGCAACGATGCCACGATTTCCTTAACATCTTCATATCTCGATCTCTCGCCGCTGTATGGGAATAACCAAGACGAGCAAAATCTCGTCAGAACCTTTAAGGATGGAAAGCTCAAGCCGGACTGTTTCTCCACCAAGCGTGTACTGGGGTTCCCCCCGGGTATTGGCGTAATCTTGATCATGTTTAACCGATTTCACAACTACGTCGTCGAACAGCTGGCGTCAATAAACGAAGGCGGCCGGTTCACTAAGCCCGACGAATCAGACACCAAAGCATACGCAAGATATGATAACGACCTGTTCCAAACCGGTCGGCTAGTAACCTGCGGCCTCTATGTCAACATAATCCTCAAAGACTACGTCCGAACAATCTTGAATGTTAACCGAACTGACAGCCTTTGGAGCTTGGATCCTCGTGCTGAAATGAAGGATGGATTGCTCGGTGAAGCAGCCGCTCAGGCCACAGGTAACCAAGTCTCGGCTGAATTCAATCTCGTATACagatggcattcttgcaTTTCCCAGCGTGACGAGAAGTGGACAGAAGATTTGTACAAAGATATGTTTCCTGGAAGGGACCCAAGCAGTGTCTCGTTGCAGGAATTCGTACGAGGTCTCGGAAAGTGGGAGGCAGACCTCCCAGAGCAACCCGAGGATCGTCCATTTGCTGGCCTACAGCGCAAGCCCGATGGGTCATTTGACGATGACTCTCTCGTAAAAATCTTTGAGGACAGCGTTGAGGACTGTGCGGGCGCATTTGGTGCATCTAACGTTCCAACGATCTTCAAAAGCATCGAAGCGTTGGGAATAAAACAAGCTCGCTCTTGGAATTTGGCGACCTTGAACGAGTTCCGGAACTACTTCAACCTAACCCCTTACAAAACATTTGAGGAGATCAATCCTGACCCTGTTATATCTGATCAGCTCAAGCGACTATATGATCACCCGGACCATGTGGAGATCTACCCTGGTGTTATCGTCGAAGATACAAAAGAAGCCGTGGTCCCTGGAAGTGGCTTGTGTACCAATTTCACAATTTCAAGAGCCATTCTCTCCGATGCAGTTGCCTTAGTTCGGGGCGATCGCTTCTACACGGTGGATTTCACTCCAAGACATCTTACAAACTGGGCCTTTAGCGAAATCGAACCTAAAGATTCAGTCGATCAAGGCCAGGTATTCTATAAGCTTGTGCTGCGGGCATTCCCGAACCATTTCAAGGGAAACTCAATCTACGCACATTTCCCTTTGGTTATTCCATCtgaaaacaagaagatactCACAAAGCTTGGGTTTGCTGAGAAATACAGCTGGGACAAACCTGGCCTCACTCCCCCACCCGAGTTTATTAACTCTCATTCGGCTTGTATGTCAATATTGTCTGATCAAGAGACATTCAAGGTCACATGGGGATCAAAGATTGAGTTTTTAATGCATCGTGGCAAACAGCCTTTTGGCAGAGACTTCATGCTGTCCGGGGATAGGCCTCCAAATTCCGCATCGCGCAAAATGATGGGAGCTGCTTTGTACCGGAAGAGATGGGAGAATGAAGTCAGATCATTCTATGAAGACATAACTCTAAAGCTTCTGCACAGGAACTCTTACAAGATTGCTGGGATCAATCAAGTTGACATTGTACGAGACGTTGCAAATCCTGCTCAGGTTAACTTCTGCGCAAATGTGTTCTCATTGCCCTTGAAAACTGAATCTAACCCCCGGGGAATCTTCACGGAATCCGAGCTCTACCAAATCATGGCTGTTGTTTTCACCTCAATCTTCTACGATGCGGATCCTGCGAACTCATTTGAACTTAACCAAGCTGCCCGGGAAGTGACGCAGCAGCTTGGGCAGTTGGCAATGGCCAATGTCGAGCTTGTCAACAACACTGGGTTCATTGCAAACCTGGTGAGTAGTTTACACCGACATGACGTGCTCAGCGAATACGGTGTCCATATGATCCAACGCCTCCTGGGCAGTGGACTGCCAGCGGAGGAGATTGTATGGACTCATATTCTGCCAACTGCTGGGGGCATGGTAGCAAACCAGGCGCAGCTTTTTTCACAGTGTCTTGACTATTACCTTTCGGAAGAAGGCTCGGTCCATTTGCCTGATATCAAGAGGCTGGCGAAGGTTGACACGCCGGAAACCGACGAATTGCTGTTAAGATAG
- a CDS encoding trans-2-enoyl-CoA reductase (NADPH) TSC13 (steroid reductase required for elongation of the very long chain fatty acids) translates to MAPASITLIVEPRGKPIKKLPKEIQINPNAPAQDIYAALAAASGSSIHRLRITKGSDRSVVPNSKETKVDDTGLKERSVVHVKDLGPQIGWRTVFIIEYFGPLVIPALFLYPLRPYIYYNFDKPLPEPSYLQQLVCALLSIHFLKREFETIFIHRFSNATMPARNIFKNSAHYWVLAGLNIAYWVFRPDASAVNEPNPALLYAGLGLFVFGELANLNSHLVLRGLRRPGTTDRGIPSGFGFSLVTCPNYLFEIMAWVGVYLVSGLSWSVLFFITVGGAQMAAWAKKKERRYRKEFGDKYKRKSFVMIPGLI, encoded by the exons ATGGCGCCAGCAAGTATTACATTAATTGTTGAGCCCCGGG GTAAACCGATCAAGAAACTCCCTAAGGAAATTCAGATCAACCCCAATGCCCCCGCCCAGGACATCTATGCGGCGCTCGCGGCGGCCTCCGGCTCTTCCATCCATCGCCTGAGAATTACCAAAGGAAGCGACCGCAGTGTAGTACCCAATTCGAAAGAGACCAAAGTCGATGATACCGGTCTGAAGGAGAGAAGTGTTGTCCATGTCAAGGACCTTG GTCCCCAAATTGGTTGGCGCACCGTATTCATCATTGAATATTTCGGCCCTCTGGTCATCCCTGCTCTGTTCCTCTACCCTCTTCGTCCATACATCTATTACAACTTCGACAAGCCGCTTCCTGAACCATCCTACCTTCAGCAACTGGTCTGTGCATTACTGTCCATCCATTTCCTGAAGCGAGAATTCGAgactatcttcatccaccGCTTCAGCAATGCTACGATGCCAGCACGCAATATCTTTAAGAATAGCGCACACTATTGGGTCCTGGCTGGCTTGAACATCGCCTATTGGGTTTTCCGCCCCGACGCTTCTGCAGTCAACGAACCGAACCCTGCTCTCCTCTACGCTGGTCTCGgcctctttgtttttggtgAACTGGCCAACTTGAACTCGCATTTGGTGCTACGTGGCCTGCGCCGTCCGGGTACCACAGACAGGGGTATTCCCTCAGGATTTGGATTTAGCCTTGTCACCTGTCCGAACTACCTATTCGAGATCATGGCTTGGGTCGGTGTCTATCTCGTTAGCGGTCTCAGCTGGAGCGTGCTGTTCTTCATCACCGTCGGCGGTGCGCAGATGGCCGCGTGGGCTAAGAAGAAGGAACGCCGTTACCGCAAGGAGTTCGGTGACAAGTACAAGCGCAAGAGCTTCGTTATGATTCCTGGTCTTATTTAG
- a CDS encoding putative alpha-1,6-mannosyltransferase subunit (subunit of Golgi mannosyltransferase complex): MQFALPPRRNVNAPLYSRSSRLSLQRRKQLKAVAILVFALAVIYFLLSQLFYSSTGTPAAPAGTSSLVIVTVLDRARWSADYIQKITKNREEYAKQHGYTNFFANLSDYETTLESAPRSWGVVPAVRHAMATHPYSKHFFYLDANALIMNPSKSLESHLLEKSRLDSLMLKDVPVVPPDSIIKTFSHLQPQDVDLILSTDSESLSSGSFVIKQGEFARTFLDIWFDPLYRSYNFAKAEAHALDHILQWHPTILAKLALVPQRTINAYSKDSSGAGADGNYKDGDLVIRFFGCDTDTKRNCEKEMEPYYRLWSKKLKND, translated from the exons ATGCAGTTCGCTCTACCACCTCGGAGGAACGTCAATGCTCCTCTATACAGCCGCTCTTCCCGGCTGTCGTTACAACGCAGAAAACAACTTAAAGCTGTTGCGATATTAGTATTCGCACTGGCGGTGATTTATTTCTTATTATCGCAACTATTTTACTCGAGTACAGGAACTCCTGCAGCACCAGCCGGGACTTCAAGTCTTGTCATCGTGACTGTTCTAGACCGTGCCCGCTGGAGCGCCGACTACATTCAAAAGATCACcaagaacagagaagaatACGCCAAGCAACATG GTTATACGAACTTCTTTGCCAACCTGTCCGATTACGAAACTACACTGGAGAGCGCCCCGCGAAGCTGGGGCGTCGTCCCAGCCGTTCGACATGCGATGGCTACCCATCCGTACTCGAAGCACTTCTTCTACCTCGACGCGAATGCGCTGATCATGAACCCGAGCAAGTCACTGGAGTCGCATCTCCTCGAAAAGAGTCGTCTAGACTCGTTGATGCTGAAGGACGTTCCTGTCGTCCCGCCGGATAGCATAATCAAGACCTTTTCGCATCTACAGCCCCAGGATGTAGACCTCATTCTGAGCACAGATAGCGAGAGTCTTAGCTCCGGAAGCTTCGTCATCAAGCAGGGAGAGTTTGCGCGGACATTCCTCGACATATGGTTCGATCCTTTGTACCGCAGCTACAACTTCGCCAAGGCCGAGGCACATGCTTTG GATCATATTCTCCAGTGGCACCCGACGATTCTAGCCAAACTAGCTTTGGTTCCTCAGCGGACAATCAACGCATACAGCAAGGACTCGTCGGGCGCAGGCGCGGATGGAAACTATAAGGACGGTGACTTGGTCATTCGCTTCTTTGGATGTGACACGGATACGAAGCGGAATtgcgagaaagagatggagcCATATTACCGTCTATGGAGCAAAAAACTCAAAAATGATTGA
- a CDS encoding mitochondrial 54S ribosomal protein bL28m (mitochondrial/chloroplast ribosomal protein L28) — protein sequence MAGLQPRSALSVPFSLSTAFRNLSLTASKRSFSTTLASQKTKQLPDYIPPYPYGPNHVYKQSNSGLYGGVMIQFGNKISKGRNEGKTRRFWKPNVRRKKIYSEALDEWLFIKVTRKALRTIRKSGGLDNYLLDDRPGRVKELGVFGWQLRWKVMQTPKIQEQFRQERKRLGLPEPPSFEEWVAQKEAEIKAQAEDLTNIKEITKPTYNEKQY from the coding sequence ATGGCGGGTTTACAGCCTCGTTCGGCTTTGTCCGTTCCGTTCTCCCTCTCTACGGCTTTTCGCAACCTTTCGTTAACCGCCTCCAAAAGATCCTTTTCCACGACATTGGCCTCGCAGAAGACGAAACAGCTGCCTGATTACATTCCTCCTTACCCTTACGGCCCCAACCATGTCTACAAGCAGTCGAACAGCGGTCTCTATGGAGGCGTTATGATCCAATTCGGAAACAAGATCTCCAAAGGTCGGAATGAGGGGAAAACCCGACGCTTCTGGAAGCCAAATGTCCGCCGAAAGAAGATCTACAGCGAAGCGCTTGATGAGTGGCTGTTCATCAAGGTCACACGTAAGGCTCTGAGGACGATCCGGAAGTCTGGTGGACTCGACAACTACCTTCTTGACGACCGGCCGGGGCGGGTCAAGGAACTTGGAGTGTTTGGATGGCAGTTGAGGTGGAAGGTCATGCAGACCCCGAAGATCCAGGAGCAATTCCGACAAGAACGGAAGCGCTTAGGACTTCCCGAGCCGCCATCATTCGAGGAGTGGGTGGCGCAGAAGGAAGCCGAAATCAAGGCACAGGCGGAGGATCTGACCAACATCAAGGAAATCACGAAGCCAACTTACAACGAGAAGCAGTATTAA